A stretch of the Phyllopteryx taeniolatus isolate TA_2022b chromosome 5, UOR_Ptae_1.2, whole genome shotgun sequence genome encodes the following:
- the ush1c gene encoding harmonin isoform X6, whose protein sequence is MCYISEWPKRFLKTVLRHLSRHKVELLIENEAEKDYLYDVLRMYHEAMDLPVLVGDLKLVINEPKRLPLFDAIRPLIPLKHQVEYDLLTPKRSRKLKEVRLDRTHRDGLGLSVRGGLEFGCGLYISQIVKDGQAGNVGLQVGDEIVRINGYSISSCIHEEVVSLIKTKKIVSLKVRHVGMIPVKSSSDEPLKWQFVDQFVSESGEKKSSVAGLASFGGKEIKEKKVFLSLVGTKGMGISISSGPTQKPGIYISNVKPDSLSVEVGLQIGDQIVEVNGVDFNHVDHKEAVRVLKSSRSLTITVLTGAGSELFMTDEERLAVEARRELERQELMRQKRVALETNKILKEQQEKERQRKMEISQKAAEEAQRYEQEMERIEAAERKHHREWEEDYGTTERPQDPQIQRSPSPAPSPKAKGSPFGWFYQYEGKLPSFHKKGEKKKKKKKMSNTDTLQEQRKNKKEMEFELKLAKEKEEMYEREKQLKINRLVQEVSETEREDREESEKVQHWVECLCQTRLEQISCVENPSPELSPPLSPPSEPKVKRFPGGLHLATTDLDDINLDHVDQSLKGPLKRLAPTPPMSSQPLPPPSPKANLLLSPQRQPASPPNASPTLTNKGRRPHPSPAPHLPSSHYPPPSQSTRPPSSPQPIPTPPPAPPPPPPPPPPPPPPPQQSEERVGALGGYRQHHNLAHPSGPPERRSEWEAGGYLPRGGIYSSDASEMSYPSSPKVLRNTSHASCISTPPLQLAPSPPNQRRPTAPVTAKPVMLPQSQTQRPDPLRPAVRSDGLPAEMLKRMVPFNSSFKSNNKPQVI, encoded by the exons ATGTGTTACATCAGTGAGTGGCCGAAGCGCTTCTTAAAAACTGTACTGCGACATCTGAGTCGTCATAAG gTGGAGTTGCTGATTGAAAATGAAGCAGAGAAGGACTACTTGTATGATGTCCTCCGCATGTATCACGA AGCCATGGATTTGCCGGTGCTTGTCGGGGACCTGAAGCTGGTAATCAACGAACCAAAGCGTTTGCCCCTGTTTGATGCCATCCGACCGCTCATCCCACTCAAACACCAGGTGGAGTATGACCTGCTAACCCCCAAGAGGTCCAG GAAGCTGAAAGAGGTACGGTTAGATCGGACACATCGTGATGGACTGGGTCTGAGTGTCCGTGGAGGGCTGGAGTTTGGCTGTGGTCTTTACATATCACAAATTGTCAAGGATGGTCAGGCTGGAAATGTTGGTCTTCAG GTGGGTGATGAGATTGTCCGCATCAACGGATACTCCATCTCCTCCTGTATCCACGAGGAAGTCGTCAGTCTCATCAAGACCAAGAAGATTGTGTCACTCAAAGTTAGAC ACGTGGGGATGATTCCTGTAAAAAG CTCATCAGATGAACCCCTCAAGTGGCAGTTTGTCGATCAATTTGTGTCCGAATCTGGG GAGAAAAAAAGCAGTGTTGCTGGTTTGGCATCGTTCGGAGGGAAGGAAATCAAGGAGAAGAAGGTCTTCCTCAGCCTCGTGGGCACCAAAGGTATGGGCATCAGCATCTCCAGTGGTCCGACACAGAAACCCGGCATCTACATCAGCAACGTCAAACCCGACTCACTATCTGTGGAGGTCGGACTTCAG ATTGGAGACCAGATCGTGGAGGTGAACGGAGTGGACTTTAACCATGTGGACCACAAAGAG GCCGTAAGAGTCCTCAAAAGCAGCAGGAGTCTGACTATTACTGTTCTGACCGGAGCC GGCAGCGAGCTGTTTATGACGGACGAGGAGCGTTTGGCGGTGGAGGCACGCAGGGAGCTGGAGAGGCAAGAGCTGATGCGTCAGAAGAGGGTGGCTCTGGAGACCAACAAGATCCTTAAAGAGCAGCAGGAGAAGGAGAGACA AAGGAAAATGGAGATCTCACAGAAGGCTGCAGAGGAAGCGCAGCGCTACGAGCAGGAGATGGAGAG AATTGAGGCTGCGGAGAGGAAACACCACAGAGAGTGGGAAGAGGACTATGGTACTACCGAGCGACCTCAGGATCCACAGATCCAGAGGAGCCCATCACCCGCCCCGTCTCCGAAGGCCAAAGGTTCTC CATTTGGCTGGTTTTATCAGTACGAGGGGAAACTTCCATCCTTCCATAAG AAaggagagaaaaagaagaaaaagaaaaaaatgtccaacACAGACACGCTGCAGGagcagaggaaaaacaaaaaggagatGGAGTTTGAGCTGAAATTGGCCAAGGAGAAAGAAGAGATGTACGAACGAGAGAAGCAGTTGAAGATCAATAGGCTGGTTCAGGAG GTTTCAGAGACAGAGAGGGAAGACCGAGAGGAGTCTGAGAAAGTGCAGCACTGGGTTGAGTGTCTTTGTCAGACTCGCTTGGAACAAATATCTTGTGTGGAGAACCCGTCGCCAGAG CTGTCACCCCCCCTCTCACCTCCCTCGGAGCCCAAGGTGAAGCGTTTCCCTGGAGGCCTGCACCTTGCCACTACTGACCTGGATGACATTAACTTGGATCATGTGGATCAGAGCCTGAAGGGGCCCCTTAAGAGACTAGCGCCCACCCCACCAATGAGTAGCCAGCCTCTCCCGCCGCCTTCACCCAAAGCAAACCTTCTTCTATCTCCACAGCGCCAGCCAGCGTCTCCACCCAACGCCTCGCCTACCTTGACCAACAAGGGGCGCAGACCTCATCCGTCTCCAGCCCCTCATCTACCTTCCTCCCATTATCCCCCTCCGTCTCAGTCTACCCGGCCGCCTTCATCCCCTCAGCCCATCCCGACACCTCCTCCGgctccacccccacccccacccccgccgCCCCCGCCTCCTCCACCGCCACAGCAGTCTGAAGAAAGAGTAGGTGCCCTCGGTGGATACCGCCAGCATCATAACCTGGCTCACCCCTCCGGTCCACCTGAGCGCAGGAGTGAGTGGGAGGCGGGCGGATACCTGCCGAGAGGGGGCATCTACTCATCCGACGCAAGTGAAATGTCCTACCCGTCGAGTCCCAAG GTTCTGAGAAACACTTCGCATGCCAGTTGCATTTCCACTCCTCCCTTG CAACTGGCACCCAGTCCTCCGAACCAGCGGCGTCCAACGGCCCCCGTCACGGCGAAGCCCGTCATGCTGCCTCAGTCGCAGACCCAACGACCAGACCCGCTCAGACCTGCTGTTCGTTCTGATGGACTG CCTGCAGAAATGTTAAAACGGATGGTGCCtttcaactcttcttttaaatcGAACAACAAACCCCAAGTAATCTAA
- the ush1c gene encoding harmonin isoform X2, whose amino-acid sequence MCYISEWPKRFLKTVLRHLSRHKVELLIENEAEKDYLYDVLRMYHEAMDLPVLVGDLKLVINEPKRLPLFDAIRPLIPLKHQVEYDLLTPKRSRKLKEVRLDRTHRDGLGLSVRGGLEFGCGLYISQIVKDGQAGNVGLQVGDEIVRINGYSISSCIHEEVVSLIKTKKIVSLKVRHVGMIPVKSSSDEPLKWQFVDQFVSESGEKKSSVAGLASFGGKEIKEKKVFLSLVGTKGMGISISSGPTQKPGIYISNVKPDSLSVEVGLQIGDQIVEVNGVDFNHVDHKEAVRVLKSSRSLTITVLTGAGSELFMTDEERLAVEARRELERQELMRQKRVALETNKILKEQQEKERQRKMEISQKAAEEAQRYEQEMERIEAAERKHHREWEEDYGTTERPQDPQIQRSPSPAPSPKAKGSPFGWFYQYEGKLPSFHKKGEKKKKKKKMSNTDTLQEQRKNKKEMEFELKLAKEKEEMYEREKQLKINRLVQEVSETEREDREESEKVQHWVECLCQTRLEQISCVENPSPELSPPLSPPSEPKVKRFPGGLHLATTDLDDINLDHVDQSLKGPLKRLAPTPPMSSQPLPPPSPKANLLLSPQRQPASPPNASPTLTNKGRRPHPSPAPHLPSSHYPPPSQSTRPPSSPQPIPTPPPAPPPPPPPPPPPPPPPQQSEERVGALGGYRQHHNLAHPSGPPERRSEWEAGGYLPRGGIYSSDASEMSYPSSPKVLRNTSHASCISTPPLQLAPSPPNQRRPTAPVTAKPVMLPQSQTQRPDPLRPAVRSDGLGFQKYLEDFDPHSMFSSDQIAGRDVRLLRIRKVGQLDLALEGGADSPLGKLVVSSVYEGGDADKHGGIVAGDELLAVNGKILIDATLKEGQNSLARAWNSGGNILLAAAVWFRRRNISFLRIPLGFSSSCPPHQNHALARSLLVFFYS is encoded by the exons ATGTGTTACATCAGTGAGTGGCCGAAGCGCTTCTTAAAAACTGTACTGCGACATCTGAGTCGTCATAAG gTGGAGTTGCTGATTGAAAATGAAGCAGAGAAGGACTACTTGTATGATGTCCTCCGCATGTATCACGA AGCCATGGATTTGCCGGTGCTTGTCGGGGACCTGAAGCTGGTAATCAACGAACCAAAGCGTTTGCCCCTGTTTGATGCCATCCGACCGCTCATCCCACTCAAACACCAGGTGGAGTATGACCTGCTAACCCCCAAGAGGTCCAG GAAGCTGAAAGAGGTACGGTTAGATCGGACACATCGTGATGGACTGGGTCTGAGTGTCCGTGGAGGGCTGGAGTTTGGCTGTGGTCTTTACATATCACAAATTGTCAAGGATGGTCAGGCTGGAAATGTTGGTCTTCAG GTGGGTGATGAGATTGTCCGCATCAACGGATACTCCATCTCCTCCTGTATCCACGAGGAAGTCGTCAGTCTCATCAAGACCAAGAAGATTGTGTCACTCAAAGTTAGAC ACGTGGGGATGATTCCTGTAAAAAG CTCATCAGATGAACCCCTCAAGTGGCAGTTTGTCGATCAATTTGTGTCCGAATCTGGG GAGAAAAAAAGCAGTGTTGCTGGTTTGGCATCGTTCGGAGGGAAGGAAATCAAGGAGAAGAAGGTCTTCCTCAGCCTCGTGGGCACCAAAGGTATGGGCATCAGCATCTCCAGTGGTCCGACACAGAAACCCGGCATCTACATCAGCAACGTCAAACCCGACTCACTATCTGTGGAGGTCGGACTTCAG ATTGGAGACCAGATCGTGGAGGTGAACGGAGTGGACTTTAACCATGTGGACCACAAAGAG GCCGTAAGAGTCCTCAAAAGCAGCAGGAGTCTGACTATTACTGTTCTGACCGGAGCC GGCAGCGAGCTGTTTATGACGGACGAGGAGCGTTTGGCGGTGGAGGCACGCAGGGAGCTGGAGAGGCAAGAGCTGATGCGTCAGAAGAGGGTGGCTCTGGAGACCAACAAGATCCTTAAAGAGCAGCAGGAGAAGGAGAGACA AAGGAAAATGGAGATCTCACAGAAGGCTGCAGAGGAAGCGCAGCGCTACGAGCAGGAGATGGAGAG AATTGAGGCTGCGGAGAGGAAACACCACAGAGAGTGGGAAGAGGACTATGGTACTACCGAGCGACCTCAGGATCCACAGATCCAGAGGAGCCCATCACCCGCCCCGTCTCCGAAGGCCAAAGGTTCTC CATTTGGCTGGTTTTATCAGTACGAGGGGAAACTTCCATCCTTCCATAAG AAaggagagaaaaagaagaaaaagaaaaaaatgtccaacACAGACACGCTGCAGGagcagaggaaaaacaaaaaggagatGGAGTTTGAGCTGAAATTGGCCAAGGAGAAAGAAGAGATGTACGAACGAGAGAAGCAGTTGAAGATCAATAGGCTGGTTCAGGAG GTTTCAGAGACAGAGAGGGAAGACCGAGAGGAGTCTGAGAAAGTGCAGCACTGGGTTGAGTGTCTTTGTCAGACTCGCTTGGAACAAATATCTTGTGTGGAGAACCCGTCGCCAGAG CTGTCACCCCCCCTCTCACCTCCCTCGGAGCCCAAGGTGAAGCGTTTCCCTGGAGGCCTGCACCTTGCCACTACTGACCTGGATGACATTAACTTGGATCATGTGGATCAGAGCCTGAAGGGGCCCCTTAAGAGACTAGCGCCCACCCCACCAATGAGTAGCCAGCCTCTCCCGCCGCCTTCACCCAAAGCAAACCTTCTTCTATCTCCACAGCGCCAGCCAGCGTCTCCACCCAACGCCTCGCCTACCTTGACCAACAAGGGGCGCAGACCTCATCCGTCTCCAGCCCCTCATCTACCTTCCTCCCATTATCCCCCTCCGTCTCAGTCTACCCGGCCGCCTTCATCCCCTCAGCCCATCCCGACACCTCCTCCGgctccacccccacccccacccccgccgCCCCCGCCTCCTCCACCGCCACAGCAGTCTGAAGAAAGAGTAGGTGCCCTCGGTGGATACCGCCAGCATCATAACCTGGCTCACCCCTCCGGTCCACCTGAGCGCAGGAGTGAGTGGGAGGCGGGCGGATACCTGCCGAGAGGGGGCATCTACTCATCCGACGCAAGTGAAATGTCCTACCCGTCGAGTCCCAAG GTTCTGAGAAACACTTCGCATGCCAGTTGCATTTCCACTCCTCCCTTG CAACTGGCACCCAGTCCTCCGAACCAGCGGCGTCCAACGGCCCCCGTCACGGCGAAGCCCGTCATGCTGCCTCAGTCGCAGACCCAACGACCAGACCCGCTCAGACCTGCTGTTCGTTCTGATGGACTG GGCTTTCAGAAATACCTGGAAGACTTCGATCCCCACTCCATG ttctcatcagaccagatagcGGGACGAGACGTGAGACTACTGAGGATCAGAAAG GTGGGACAGCTTGACTTGGCTCTGGAGGGGGGCGCTGACTCACCTTTGGGGAAATTAGTGGTGTCGTCGGTGTACGAGGGAGGGGACGCAGATAAGCATG GTGGCATTGTAGCAGGTGATGAACTTCTGGCTGTTAATGGGAAGATCCTGATAGATGCCACACTGAAGGAAGGACAAAACTCTCTGGCACGAGCCTGGAATAGTGGAGGG AACATTCTTCTAGCTGCTGCAGTttggttcagaagaaggaacatTTCATTCTTGAGGATTCCTTTGGGATTTAGCTCATCTTGTCCGCCACATCAGAATCATGCACTTGCCCGCAGCCTCCTGGTGTTCTTTTACTCTTAG
- the ush1c gene encoding harmonin isoform X5, with protein sequence MCYISEWPKRFLKTVLRHLSRHKVELLIENEAEKDYLYDVLRMYHEAMDLPVLVGDLKLVINEPKRLPLFDAIRPLIPLKHQVEYDLLTPKRSRKLKEVRLDRTHRDGLGLSVRGGLEFGCGLYISQIVKDGQAGNVGLQVGDEIVRINGYSISSCIHEEVVSLIKTKKIVSLKVRHVGMIPVKSSSDEPLKWQFVDQFVSESGEKKSSVAGLASFGGKEIKEKKVFLSLVGTKGMGISISSGPTQKPGIYISNVKPDSLSVEVGLQIGDQIVEVNGVDFNHVDHKEAVRVLKSSRSLTITVLTGAGSELFMTDEERLAVEARRELERQELMRQKRVALETNKILKEQQEKERQRKMEISQKAAEEAQRYEQEMERIEAAERKHHREWEEDYGTTERPQDPQIQRSPSPAPSPKAKGSPFGWFYQYEGKLPSFHKKGEKKKKKKKMSNTDTLQEQRKNKKEMEFELKLAKEKEEMYEREKQLKINRLVQELSPPLSPPSEPKVKRFPGGLHLATTDLDDINLDHVDQSLKGPLKRLAPTPPMSSQPLPPPSPKANLLLSPQRQPASPPNASPTLTNKGRRPHPSPAPHLPSSHYPPPSQSTRPPSSPQPIPTPPPAPPPPPPPPPPPPPPPQQSEERVGALGGYRQHHNLAHPSGPPERRSEWEAGGYLPRGGIYSSDASEMSYPSSPKVLRNTSHASCISTPPLQLAPSPPNQRRPTAPVTAKPVMLPQSQTQRPDPLRPAVRSDGLGFQKYLEDFDPHSMFSSDQIAGRDVRLLRIRKVGQLDLALEGGADSPLGKLVVSSVYEGGDADKHGGIVAGDELLAVNGKILIDATLKEGQNSLARAWNSGGDWIDVVIAASPPKHYEDEVPKSASVSPCVNRKVLEGSATLYRHGYLLQP encoded by the exons ATGTGTTACATCAGTGAGTGGCCGAAGCGCTTCTTAAAAACTGTACTGCGACATCTGAGTCGTCATAAG gTGGAGTTGCTGATTGAAAATGAAGCAGAGAAGGACTACTTGTATGATGTCCTCCGCATGTATCACGA AGCCATGGATTTGCCGGTGCTTGTCGGGGACCTGAAGCTGGTAATCAACGAACCAAAGCGTTTGCCCCTGTTTGATGCCATCCGACCGCTCATCCCACTCAAACACCAGGTGGAGTATGACCTGCTAACCCCCAAGAGGTCCAG GAAGCTGAAAGAGGTACGGTTAGATCGGACACATCGTGATGGACTGGGTCTGAGTGTCCGTGGAGGGCTGGAGTTTGGCTGTGGTCTTTACATATCACAAATTGTCAAGGATGGTCAGGCTGGAAATGTTGGTCTTCAG GTGGGTGATGAGATTGTCCGCATCAACGGATACTCCATCTCCTCCTGTATCCACGAGGAAGTCGTCAGTCTCATCAAGACCAAGAAGATTGTGTCACTCAAAGTTAGAC ACGTGGGGATGATTCCTGTAAAAAG CTCATCAGATGAACCCCTCAAGTGGCAGTTTGTCGATCAATTTGTGTCCGAATCTGGG GAGAAAAAAAGCAGTGTTGCTGGTTTGGCATCGTTCGGAGGGAAGGAAATCAAGGAGAAGAAGGTCTTCCTCAGCCTCGTGGGCACCAAAGGTATGGGCATCAGCATCTCCAGTGGTCCGACACAGAAACCCGGCATCTACATCAGCAACGTCAAACCCGACTCACTATCTGTGGAGGTCGGACTTCAG ATTGGAGACCAGATCGTGGAGGTGAACGGAGTGGACTTTAACCATGTGGACCACAAAGAG GCCGTAAGAGTCCTCAAAAGCAGCAGGAGTCTGACTATTACTGTTCTGACCGGAGCC GGCAGCGAGCTGTTTATGACGGACGAGGAGCGTTTGGCGGTGGAGGCACGCAGGGAGCTGGAGAGGCAAGAGCTGATGCGTCAGAAGAGGGTGGCTCTGGAGACCAACAAGATCCTTAAAGAGCAGCAGGAGAAGGAGAGACA AAGGAAAATGGAGATCTCACAGAAGGCTGCAGAGGAAGCGCAGCGCTACGAGCAGGAGATGGAGAG AATTGAGGCTGCGGAGAGGAAACACCACAGAGAGTGGGAAGAGGACTATGGTACTACCGAGCGACCTCAGGATCCACAGATCCAGAGGAGCCCATCACCCGCCCCGTCTCCGAAGGCCAAAGGTTCTC CATTTGGCTGGTTTTATCAGTACGAGGGGAAACTTCCATCCTTCCATAAG AAaggagagaaaaagaagaaaaagaaaaaaatgtccaacACAGACACGCTGCAGGagcagaggaaaaacaaaaaggagatGGAGTTTGAGCTGAAATTGGCCAAGGAGAAAGAAGAGATGTACGAACGAGAGAAGCAGTTGAAGATCAATAGGCTGGTTCAGGAG CTGTCACCCCCCCTCTCACCTCCCTCGGAGCCCAAGGTGAAGCGTTTCCCTGGAGGCCTGCACCTTGCCACTACTGACCTGGATGACATTAACTTGGATCATGTGGATCAGAGCCTGAAGGGGCCCCTTAAGAGACTAGCGCCCACCCCACCAATGAGTAGCCAGCCTCTCCCGCCGCCTTCACCCAAAGCAAACCTTCTTCTATCTCCACAGCGCCAGCCAGCGTCTCCACCCAACGCCTCGCCTACCTTGACCAACAAGGGGCGCAGACCTCATCCGTCTCCAGCCCCTCATCTACCTTCCTCCCATTATCCCCCTCCGTCTCAGTCTACCCGGCCGCCTTCATCCCCTCAGCCCATCCCGACACCTCCTCCGgctccacccccacccccacccccgccgCCCCCGCCTCCTCCACCGCCACAGCAGTCTGAAGAAAGAGTAGGTGCCCTCGGTGGATACCGCCAGCATCATAACCTGGCTCACCCCTCCGGTCCACCTGAGCGCAGGAGTGAGTGGGAGGCGGGCGGATACCTGCCGAGAGGGGGCATCTACTCATCCGACGCAAGTGAAATGTCCTACCCGTCGAGTCCCAAG GTTCTGAGAAACACTTCGCATGCCAGTTGCATTTCCACTCCTCCCTTG CAACTGGCACCCAGTCCTCCGAACCAGCGGCGTCCAACGGCCCCCGTCACGGCGAAGCCCGTCATGCTGCCTCAGTCGCAGACCCAACGACCAGACCCGCTCAGACCTGCTGTTCGTTCTGATGGACTG GGCTTTCAGAAATACCTGGAAGACTTCGATCCCCACTCCATG ttctcatcagaccagatagcGGGACGAGACGTGAGACTACTGAGGATCAGAAAG GTGGGACAGCTTGACTTGGCTCTGGAGGGGGGCGCTGACTCACCTTTGGGGAAATTAGTGGTGTCGTCGGTGTACGAGGGAGGGGACGCAGATAAGCATG GTGGCATTGTAGCAGGTGATGAACTTCTGGCTGTTAATGGGAAGATCCTGATAGATGCCACACTGAAGGAAGGACAAAACTCTCTGGCACGAGCCTGGAATAGTGGAGGG GACTGGATCGACGTTGTGATTGCAGCGTCGCCCCCAAAACATTATGAAGATGAAGT CCCAAAGTCAGCATCAGTCAGTCCCTGTGTGAACAGGAAGGTGCTTGAAGGCAGTGCAACACTGTACAGGCACGGCTACCTGCTTCAGCCCTAA